One stretch of Mangifera indica cultivar Alphonso chromosome 9, CATAS_Mindica_2.1, whole genome shotgun sequence DNA includes these proteins:
- the LOC123225226 gene encoding UDP-glycosyltransferase 88A1-like, with protein MDAIVMYPLPVIGHLKSTVELAKLILNNLPSLSIHIIVFKPPYDDGLNAPFINKVSGTIPSIIFHYLPTITLPASFISSIRTPETLTFEEVLLLNNPNLHQALASISENCTIVAFIADFFCYAALSVTAKFNIPTYEFFTSGAACLSLMLYLPTIHKNTTKSLKDMDMDTLFDNIPGMPPVPVKDMPKLLHERDSKIYQYLLDASIQCPRSAGIIINTFEPLEPRAVKAMTDGIAAPDGPLLSLPPLYCIGPLIVSDNRGGNIGGGGEPECLAWLDMQPSQSVVFLCFGSLGRFSVEQLKETAVGLERSGERFLWVVKNPLSEEKPDTGLNLILPEGFLDRTKERGFVLESWAPQVEILNHDSVSGFVTHCGWNSVLEAVCAGVPMLAWPLYAEQRCNRILLVEEMKIALPMAESEDGFVSSAEVEKRIRELMNSEEGNSVRKQIMAMKNEAKKAVSEGGSSSVVLSKLVQSWKLN; from the exons ATGGACGCCATAGTCATGTACCCATTGCCGGTCATTGGTCACCTGAAATCCACGGTTGAGTTAGCTAAGCTCATCCTCAACAATCTACCTTCACTTTCCATTCACATCATTGTTTTTAAACCACCTTACGACGATGGCTTGAATGCCCCTTTTATTAACAAAGTTTCAGGTACTATTCCTTCTATAATCTTCCACTATCTCCCCACTATTACCCTCCCTGCATCATTTATCTCTTCCATTAGGACCCCTGAAACACTCACCTTTGAAGAAGTTCTCCTCCTTAATAATCCTAATCTTCACCAAGCCCTTGCTTCTATCTCCGAAAATTGCACCATCGTTGCCTTCATCGCTGATTTCTTCTGCTACGCTGCTCTCTCGGTTACCGCTAAATTCAATATCCCTACTTACGAATTCTTCACTTCTGGTGCTGCTTGTCTCTCCCTCATGCTTTACCTTCCCACAATTCACAAAAATACCACCAAAAGTCTTAAGGATATGGATATGGATACCCTTTTTGATAATATCCCTGGCATGCCACCCGTGCCTGTCAAAGACATGCCAAAGCTATTACATGAACGGGATAGTAAGATCTATCAGTACTTGTTAGATGCGTCAATTCAGTGCCCAAGATCAGCAGGAATTATAATCAACACTTTCGAGCCCCTTGAACCCAGAGCTGTCAAAGCCATGACAGACGGGATAGCTGCACCAGACGGCCCCCTTTTATCCCTTCCACCCCTCTACTGCATCGGACCATTGATTGTATCAGATAATCGGGGag GTAACATCGGTGGTGGTGGTGAACCAGAGTGTTTGGCGTGGCTCGACATGCAGCCGAGCCAAAGTGTTGTTTTTTTGTGCTTTGGTAGCTTAGGACGCTTCTCTGTAGAACAGTTGAAGGAGACTGCTGTTGGGTTGGAGAGAAGTGGAGAAAGGTTCTTATGGGTGGTGAAGAATCCTCTTTCTGAGGAAAAACCAGACACGGGTTTAAATTTGATACTGCCAGAAGGGTTCTTGGATCGAACCAAGGAAAGGGGATTCGTTCTCGAGTCTTGGGCTCCACAGGTGGAGATTCTGAATCATGATTCGGTGAGTGGGTTCGTAACTCACTGCGGGTGGAACTCGGTGCTTGAAGCAGTGTGTGCTGGTGTTCCAATGTTGGCATGGCCTCTCTATGCTGAGCAAAGATGCAACAGGATATTGCTAGTGGAGGAGATGAAAATCGCTTTGCCAATGGCGGAGTCTGAGGACGGGTTTGTGAGTTCAGCTGAGGTGGAGAAGCGAATCAGAGAGTTGATGAACTCGGAAGAAGGTAACTCAGTTAGGAAGCAAATTATGGCGATGAAAAATGAGGCAAAAAAAGCAGTAAGTGAGGGCGGGTCGTCTTCTGTTGTGCTATCCAAATTGGTTCAGTCATGGAAGTTAAACTGA
- the LOC123225405 gene encoding UDP-glycosyltransferase 88A1-like has translation MSPSPMDAIVMYPLPVIGHLKSTVELAKLILNNLPSLSIHIIVFKPPCDDGLNASFINKVSGTMPSIIFHYLPTISLPASFISSIRTPETLTFEVLLLNNPNLNQALGSISENCTIVAFIADFLCYAALSVTAKLNIPTYEFYTSGAACLSLMLYLPTIHKNTTKSLKDMDMDTLFDNIPGMPPVPAKDMPKLLQERDSKIYQYFLDASIQCPRSAGIIINTFESLEPRAVKTMTDGMAAPDSPLPSLPPLYCIGPLIALDNRGDNIGGGGEPECLAWLDMQPSQSVVFLCFGSLGRFSVEQLKEIAVGLERSRKRFLWVVKNPLSEEKPDTGLNLILPEGFLDRTKERGFVLESWAPQVEILNHDSVSGFVTHCGWNSVLEAVCAGVPMLAWPLYAEQRCNRILLVEEMNIALPMAESEDGFVSSAEVEKRIRELMNSEEGNSVRKQIMAMKNEAKKAVSEGGSSSVVLSKLVQSWKLN, from the exons ATGTCTCCGAGCCCCATGGACGCCATAGTCATGTACCCATTGCCGGTCATTGGTCACCTGAAATCCACGGTTGAGTTAGCTAAGCTCATCCTCAACAATCTACCTTCACTTTCCATTCACATCATTGTTTTTAAACCACCTTGCGACGATGGCTTGAATGCTTCTTTTATTAACAAAGTTTCAGGTACTATGCCTTCTATAATCTTCCACTATCTCCCCACTATTAGCCTCCCTGCATCATTTATCTCTTCCATTAGGACCCCTGAAACACTCACCTTTGAAGTTCTCCTCCTTAATAATCCTAATCTTAACCAAGCCCTTGGTTCTATCTCCGAAAATTGCACCATCGTTGCTTTCATCGCTGACTTCCTCTGCTACGCTGCTCTCTCAGTTACCGCTAAACTCAATATCCCTACTTACGAATTCTACACTTCTGGTGCTGCTTGTCTCTCCCTCATGCTTTACCTTCCCACAATTCACAAAAATACCACCAAAAGTCTGAAGGACATGGATATGGATACCCTTTTTGATAATATCCCTGGTATGCCACCCGTGCCTGCCAAAGACATGCCAAAGCTATTACAAGAACGGGATAGTAAGATCTATCAGTACTTTTTAGATGCGTCAATTCAGTGCCCAAGATCAGCAGGAATTATAATAAACACTTTCGAGTCCCTTGAACCCAGAGCTGTCAAAACAATGACAGACGGGATGGCTGCACCGGACAGCCCCCTTCCATCCCTTCCACCCCTCTACTGCATCGGACCGTTGATTGCATTGGATAACCGGGGAG ATAACATCGGTGGTGGCGGTGAACCGGAGTGTTTGGCGTGGCTCGACATGCAGCCGAGCCAAAGTGTTGTTTTTTTGTGCTTTGGTAGCTTAGGACGTTTCTCTGTAGAACAGTTGAAGGAGATTGCTGTTGGGTTGGAGAGAAGTAGGAAAAGGTTCTTATGGGTGGTGAAGAATCCTCTTTCTGAGGAAAAACCAGACACTGGTTTAAATTTGATACTGCCAGAAGGGTTCTTGGATCGAACCAAGGAAAGGGGATTTGTTCTCGAGTCTTGGGCTCCGCAGGTGGAGATTCTGAATCATGATTCGGTGAGTGGGTTCGTAACTCACTGCGGGTGGAACTCGGTGCTTGAAGCAGTGTGTGCTGGTGTTCCAATGTTGGCATGGCCTCTCTATGCTGAGCAAAGATGCAACAGGATATTGCTAGTGGAGGAGATGAATATCGCTTTGCCAATGGCGGAGTCTGAGGACGGGTTTGTGAGTTCAGCTGAGGTGGAGAAGCGAATCAGAGAGTTGATGAACTCGGAAGAAGGTAACTCAGTTAGGAAACAAATCATGGCGATGAAAAATGAGGCAAAAAAAGCAGTAAGTGAGGGCGGGTCGTCTTCTGTTGTGCTATCCAAATTGGTTCAGTCATGGAAGTTAAACTGA